A genomic segment from Gemmatimonadota bacterium encodes:
- a CDS encoding diacylglycerol kinase family protein, whose protein sequence is MRSARSSVDRARIRSALLIANPASRSGARSITSAIRTFAKLEIACDVIVTERRGHAAELLAVRGGDYDAIFTLGGDGTAVEVIGALSPGGPPVGVLPGGTGNLLARALGIPLSVRRAIKALVRGDEALVDLGRLGDGTRFVIGAGVGIDASMIAGTSPAWKRRAGVMAYVVAGSAHVLRRRRFTARVTVDGSTVTREAAVVLVANFGVLLNGLVTLGEGIRRDDGKLDVCIFDPVTVVDIARITYKLLFRDFRADPAMTYMQGESIMVQTAPILPAQADGELIGNTPFTAVVEPLAARLLVPDCQINRQ, encoded by the coding sequence ATGCGATCCGCGCGGAGCAGCGTGGATCGCGCGCGGATTCGCAGCGCACTGTTGATTGCGAACCCCGCTTCACGTAGCGGTGCACGCTCGATCACCTCCGCGATTCGTACGTTCGCAAAGTTGGAGATCGCGTGCGATGTAATCGTGACCGAACGTCGCGGCCATGCAGCCGAGCTCCTGGCAGTGCGGGGCGGCGACTACGACGCGATATTCACGCTTGGCGGCGACGGAACCGCCGTCGAGGTGATCGGCGCGCTATCGCCTGGCGGACCGCCTGTGGGCGTCTTGCCGGGGGGCACCGGAAACCTGCTCGCCCGCGCGCTCGGAATCCCCTTGAGTGTACGGCGCGCGATCAAAGCACTCGTTCGGGGCGACGAGGCCCTGGTGGATCTTGGACGCCTGGGCGACGGCACTCGGTTCGTCATCGGCGCTGGCGTGGGAATAGATGCCTCCATGATCGCCGGAACATCGCCGGCCTGGAAGCGCCGCGCCGGCGTCATGGCCTATGTCGTTGCCGGATCCGCCCACGTACTTCGTCGCCGAAGATTCACTGCCAGGGTAACCGTCGACGGCAGCACCGTGACCCGAGAGGCCGCCGTGGTGCTCGTGGCGAATTTCGGCGTGCTCCTCAACGGCCTCGTAACGTTGGGCGAGGGCATTCGCCGGGATGACGGTAAGCTGGATGTGTGTATCTTCGATCCAGTTACCGTGGTAGATATTGCGAGGATCACCTATAAACTGTTGTTTCGTGACTTCAGGGCCGATCCAGCGATGACCTACATGCAAGGCGAGAGTATCATGGTACAGACAGCCCCCATTCTTCCGGCCCAGGCGGATGGCGAATTGATTGGAAATACGCCTTTTACAGCGGTAGTCGAGCCGCTTGCGGCACGACTTCTGGTACCAGACTGTCAAATAAATCGTCAGTAG